A portion of the Tiliqua scincoides isolate rTilSci1 chromosome 3, rTilSci1.hap2, whole genome shotgun sequence genome contains these proteins:
- the C3H21orf140 gene encoding uncharacterized protein C21orf140 homolog: MYRIVNPLLKHIMHRSYIDATSRKQCLQYLKTRRTLQLKGYTTIFLGETDLSESLITGEKVPHEESHTWPVWTIVHAGNSEGWVPWRYRVFLKDDLPVGQQEDVFQEFCDFLSITYGKCTIVAREKRQPRAKNEGSSQEEERSEPQIPSLLYLSSIKCCPEIAKGTGHELLSVPFPYNYLHPMDAAWSSLKWFILNNRKEFSLRSLERTYSYQCILFSDLIEKGLEKMSPSKWKVAVSKVQRWENYYLDKFS; this comes from the coding sequence ATGTATCGAATtgtaaatccccttttaaagcacaTCATGCACCGGAGTTATATTGATGCTACTTCAAGGAAACAATGTCTCCAGTATTTAAAAACCAGGAGAACTCTACAACTGAAGGGCTACACTACCATCTTTTTAGGTGAAACTGACCTTTCAGAAAGTTTGATAACAGGGGAGAAAGTTCCTCATGAAGAAAGTCATACCTGGCCAGTATGGACCATTGTACATGCTGGGAACAGTGAAGGGTGGGTGCCTTGGAGGTACAGAGTCTTTCTCAAGGACGACTTGCCTGTAGGACAGCAGGAAGATGTCTTCCAAGAATTCTGTGACTTCCTGTCCATCACCTATGGGAAATGCACCATTGTGGCCAGGGAGAAAAGACAGCCAAGAGCAAAGAATGAAGGGTCCAgtcaggaggaggaaagaagtgAGCCTCAGATTCCGTCTCTCCTGTATTTATCCAGCATCAAGTGCTGCCCCGAGATTGCCAAGGGAACAGGTCATGAGCTGCTCTCAGTGCCTTTTCCCTACAACTACCTGCACCCTATGGACGCTGCCTGGTCATCTCTGAAATGGTTCATCCTCAACAACAGAAAAGAGTTTTCTCTGCGGTCCTTGGAGAGGACCTACTCATACCAGTGCATCCTGTTCAGTGACTTGATTGAAAAAGGACTAGAGAAGATGAGTCCGAGTAAGTGGAAAGTGGCAGTTAGCAAAGTGCAGAGGTGGGAAAACTACTATCTGGACAAGTTTTCCTAA